A genomic window from Synergistetes bacterium HGW-Synergistetes-1 includes:
- a CDS encoding [FeFe] hydrogenase H-cluster radical SAM maturase HydG, which yields MYDPKQFQDASFIDDAEILSSLEKAKELAKDKVYVRSLLEKAKTCKGLDHREAAVLLEITDLELEAKLYSLAKEIKEKIYGRRIVLFAPLYVSNYCINGCEYCGFHKDNASMHRKKLTMEEIDEEADAILALGHKRIAMESGEDPVNSPLDYIIDCMKRVYAYKNSRGDSIRRINVNIAATTVEEYQKLKAADIGTFILFQETFHRPTYAKMHPVGPKNNYDWHTTALHRAQQGGIDDVGTGVLYGLYDYKYEVTAQLMFAEHMEKMFGVGPHTISVPRMREAEGVDLKKFPYLPTDDQFLRIIAVIRVTTPYTGMILSTRETPETRRKALELGISQVSAGSCTGIGGYHKDIAHPKCENTAQFKVSDERTPGEVLTWLCEDGYIPSYCTACYRQGRTGDRFMSLAKSGQIKNICQPNALLTFKEYLIGYGSDKLKKVGQAVIEKEIEEIPSDKVKELTKERLKKLEQGEQDLFF from the coding sequence TTGTACGATCCAAAACAGTTTCAGGACGCATCGTTTATTGACGATGCAGAAATACTCTCTTCACTCGAAAAGGCCAAGGAGCTCGCGAAAGACAAGGTTTACGTCCGTTCACTTCTTGAGAAGGCAAAGACGTGCAAAGGGCTCGATCACAGAGAAGCCGCCGTCTTGCTCGAGATAACAGATCTGGAGCTCGAAGCCAAACTTTATTCCCTTGCAAAAGAGATCAAAGAAAAGATCTACGGCAGGCGAATAGTTCTTTTTGCCCCTCTATATGTTTCAAACTACTGCATCAACGGCTGCGAATACTGCGGATTCCACAAAGACAATGCTTCGATGCACAGGAAAAAGTTAACGATGGAAGAGATAGACGAGGAGGCAGACGCTATTCTGGCCCTCGGGCACAAAAGGATAGCTATGGAATCGGGAGAAGACCCTGTCAATTCGCCGCTTGACTATATTATTGACTGCATGAAACGCGTTTACGCTTATAAAAACAGCAGAGGTGATTCCATCCGCCGGATCAACGTCAATATAGCTGCGACCACCGTTGAAGAATATCAAAAGCTAAAGGCTGCAGACATAGGCACTTTCATTCTCTTCCAGGAAACATTCCATAGGCCGACCTACGCAAAGATGCATCCTGTTGGTCCCAAAAACAATTATGACTGGCATACGACAGCCCTCCACAGAGCCCAGCAGGGAGGCATAGATGATGTTGGGACCGGAGTCCTATACGGCCTTTACGATTACAAGTACGAAGTTACGGCACAGCTGATGTTTGCCGAACATATGGAAAAAATGTTCGGTGTGGGACCTCACACTATCTCCGTCCCCCGCATGAGGGAGGCAGAGGGAGTGGATCTGAAGAAATTTCCATATCTCCCAACAGATGATCAGTTCCTGAGGATAATCGCGGTAATAAGGGTAACAACTCCATATACAGGGATGATCCTCTCGACCAGAGAAACTCCCGAAACACGCAGAAAAGCCTTAGAGCTTGGGATATCACAGGTGAGCGCAGGGTCATGCACCGGCATCGGCGGGTATCATAAGGACATCGCACACCCGAAATGCGAAAATACTGCTCAGTTCAAAGTTTCTGATGAAAGGACTCCTGGTGAGGTCCTCACTTGGCTTTGTGAGGACGGATACATCCCGAGCTACTGCACAGCATGCTACAGACAGGGACGTACAGGTGACCGTTTCATGTCCCTTGCCAAATCAGGACAGATAAAAAACATATGCCAGCCCAACGCACTCCTTACCTTCAAGGAATACCTCATCGGTTACGGTTCTGATAAGCTGAAAAAGGTCGGGCAAGCTGTAATAGAAAAAGAAATAGAGGAG
- the rsgA gene encoding ribosome small subunit-dependent GTPase A, whose protein sequence is MQYTNLKKYGFTERFEQEASFYEGLYPARVSEQHHYIYKVISEDGELQASVSGKLHYAAEGTMDFPAVGDWVMIDRMDGNSGNSVIRNILKRKSFFARRAAGTKEDVQIVAANVDTIFICMSLNTDFNLRRLERYLSIAWDSMASPVIVLTKADLCGDLEQKITEVSSVSSGADIIICSCAEEKGIDAVYPYIEDGNTIAFIGSSGVGKSTLINHLIGREVLATKEIRESDERGRHTTTHRQLLLLPGGGLVIDTPGMRELHLYGGNLEKSFEDINELALNCRYRDCTHTTEPGCAVRKAIEENELSEERFQNYLKLQREIAYDGLNSRQLENEKINRMFGSKGEMKRLMREVKEKKKR, encoded by the coding sequence ATGCAATACACAAACTTGAAAAAGTATGGATTTACGGAGCGTTTCGAACAGGAGGCTTCTTTTTATGAGGGACTTTATCCTGCGAGGGTCTCTGAACAGCACCACTACATATATAAGGTGATCAGTGAAGATGGAGAGCTCCAGGCAAGCGTATCGGGCAAACTTCATTATGCAGCCGAAGGAACTATGGATTTCCCAGCCGTGGGCGACTGGGTCATGATAGACAGGATGGATGGAAATTCAGGCAATTCGGTCATTCGCAACATCCTCAAGCGTAAAAGTTTTTTTGCGCGAAGGGCGGCAGGCACCAAAGAGGATGTGCAGATAGTAGCCGCAAATGTGGACACGATATTCATCTGTATGTCGCTCAATACAGACTTCAATCTTCGTCGTCTTGAGAGATACCTTTCCATTGCGTGGGACAGCATGGCCTCTCCTGTGATCGTCCTTACCAAAGCGGATCTCTGCGGGGACCTCGAACAAAAGATCACCGAAGTCTCTTCAGTCAGCTCGGGAGCTGACATCATAATATGTTCATGCGCTGAAGAAAAAGGGATCGATGCGGTCTATCCTTACATTGAAGATGGAAATACCATTGCGTTCATCGGCTCTTCAGGGGTAGGGAAATCTACACTCATAAACCATCTCATTGGAAGGGAAGTCCTTGCCACAAAAGAGATCCGTGAGTCCGATGAGAGGGGAAGGCATACTACGACTCACCGTCAGCTGCTTTTACTGCCTGGCGGCGGGCTGGTCATAGATACACCCGGGATGAGAGAGCTGCACCTTTACGGGGGAAACCTTGAGAAGTCTTTTGAGGACATCAACGAGCTTGCCCTTAACTGCAGATATAGGGACTGCACCCACACTACGGAACCGGGCTGCGCTGTGAGAAAAGCGATAGAGGAAAACGAGCTTTCTGAGGAGCGCTTCCAAAATTACCTCAAGCTTCAGCGGGAAATCGCCTATGACGGCCTTAATTCACGCCAGCTGGAAAATGAAAAGATCAACAGAATGTTCGGAAGCAAGGGTGAAATGAAAAGGCTAATGAGAGAGGTAAAAGAAAAAAAGAAGCGGTGA
- a CDS encoding multidrug ABC transporter ATP-binding protein has product MNSHKDTDKAIEIQNLGREFGQLWAVRGVDLSVNKGEIFGLVGPDGAGKTTVMRMAAGVLLPSEGDILVNGYSVISDPETVKKKIGYMSQKFGLYGDLTVLENLRFYGDLYEIPRKNRDAAEDKLLGFSNLTPFKNRKAKDLSGGMKQKLGLACSLIHQPSVLLLDEPTNGVDPVSRRDFWKILHEMVKEGVTVFVSTSYLDEAERCERVGMMQEGRLTMCDNPRNLKKTVSGSILEIMSDDPGKTLQALKKKYGKMSSDIVSGMIRFRLPENSSPEKIENEMKDMGVAPMSINEARPTLEDVFVSQAMKADAQ; this is encoded by the coding sequence ATGAATAGTCATAAGGATACGGATAAAGCCATAGAGATACAAAACCTGGGCAGAGAGTTCGGTCAGTTATGGGCTGTTCGGGGGGTGGATCTCTCTGTAAATAAAGGAGAGATCTTTGGCCTGGTAGGACCCGACGGCGCAGGGAAGACTACCGTTATGAGAATGGCAGCCGGAGTTCTTCTGCCCTCCGAGGGGGATATCCTCGTGAACGGGTACTCTGTCATATCGGATCCGGAAACAGTGAAAAAAAAGATCGGATATATGTCTCAGAAGTTCGGCCTTTACGGAGACCTGACAGTACTTGAGAATTTGCGTTTTTACGGGGACCTTTATGAGATCCCCCGCAAAAACAGAGATGCCGCGGAAGATAAGCTTCTTGGATTCAGCAACCTTACCCCTTTCAAGAACCGAAAAGCAAAGGATCTGTCCGGCGGCATGAAACAGAAACTCGGACTGGCATGCTCCCTGATACACCAGCCTTCCGTGCTTCTTCTCGATGAACCGACTAACGGGGTCGACCCGGTTTCCAGAAGGGATTTCTGGAAGATACTTCATGAAATGGTAAAAGAGGGAGTAACTGTTTTTGTCTCGACATCTTATCTGGACGAAGCGGAGAGATGCGAGCGGGTCGGCATGATGCAGGAAGGAAGGCTGACCATGTGCGACAACCCGAGGAATCTCAAAAAGACAGTATCGGGAAGCATCCTTGAAATAATGAGCGATGATCCGGGGAAGACTCTTCAGGCTTTGAAGAAAAAATACGGGAAGATGAGTTCTGATATCGTATCCGGAATGATACGTTTCAGGCTGCCGGAAAACTCTTCACCCGAAAAAATCGAAAATGAAATGAAAGACATGGGGGTCGCACCCATGTCGATAAATGAGGCGCGCCCGACTCTCGAAGATGTTTTCGTCAGTCAGGCTATGAAAGCGGATGCACAATGA
- a CDS encoding ABC transporter permease: MGERILHLMIKEFIQVLRDPRMKAMIFVLPVIQLLIFGYAVTTDVDRIKTVVMDSDRSAHSRQLVEGFTSSGLFSIIAYPESDAEITEDLDRGRAVVGINIKKGFAEDLLSGKHPVVQILVDGTNSNDGTLAMNYSQRIISDFGRDDQSRNLVNVQGRAWYNPDLKSRNYNVPGVIAIILLMTSLLLTSMAIVREKEIGTMEQLMVTPMRPIEFILGKSLPFAIICFIDVIVVSFAGMAWFKIPIRGSMPLLLFAATLFLMSCIGIGLLISTISKTQQEALMSSFFFYFPAVLLSGFMFPISNMPIPVQWMTTINPLRYFLVIIRGIFLKGTGLAELWTQLVALALLGVFFLLFSVSRFKKTID; this comes from the coding sequence ATGGGAGAAAGAATTTTACATTTGATGATAAAAGAGTTTATACAGGTCTTGAGAGATCCACGGATGAAGGCAATGATCTTTGTGCTTCCGGTGATACAGCTTTTGATCTTCGGATACGCTGTTACTACAGATGTTGACCGGATAAAGACGGTCGTCATGGACAGCGACCGAAGCGCACACAGCCGTCAGCTGGTCGAAGGCTTCACTTCCTCCGGACTCTTCAGTATCATCGCATACCCTGAAAGTGATGCTGAAATTACGGAAGATCTTGACCGGGGCAGAGCTGTAGTCGGAATAAACATCAAAAAGGGATTTGCTGAAGATCTGCTAAGCGGGAAACATCCCGTTGTTCAGATACTTGTTGACGGGACAAACTCCAATGACGGCACTCTGGCGATGAACTACTCCCAACGCATAATTTCCGATTTCGGAAGAGATGATCAGAGCAGAAATCTGGTCAACGTACAGGGGAGGGCCTGGTACAATCCGGACCTGAAAAGCAGAAACTATAACGTCCCCGGGGTAATAGCGATCATCCTGCTCATGACATCACTGCTTCTGACATCCATGGCCATCGTCAGGGAAAAGGAAATAGGAACGATGGAACAGCTGATGGTAACGCCGATGCGGCCGATAGAGTTTATCCTGGGGAAATCGCTGCCCTTCGCTATCATCTGTTTTATAGATGTCATAGTTGTAAGCTTCGCAGGCATGGCATGGTTCAAGATACCGATCAGAGGCAGTATGCCGCTGCTCCTTTTTGCCGCGACACTCTTCCTTATGTCATGCATAGGCATAGGGCTTCTGATCTCTACGATCTCCAAAACACAGCAGGAGGCATTGATGTCATCATTTTTCTTTTACTTCCCTGCCGTCCTGCTTTCAGGATTCATGTTCCCAATTTCAAACATGCCCATACCGGTGCAGTGGATGACGACGATAAATCCGCTCAGATATTTCCTTGTGATAATAAGAGGCATTTTTCTTAAGGGAACAGGGTTAGCTGAACTGTGGACCCAGCTGGTCGCACTTGCCCTTCTTGGAGTTTTCTTTCTTCTTTTCAGCGTGTCCAGGTTCAAGAAGACAATAGACTAA
- a CDS encoding multidrug ABC transporter ATP-binding protein, with protein sequence MKEEFAVEVKGLTKVFGNFTAVDHIDLKVIKGKIFGFLGPNGAGKSTTIKMLCGLLLPTSGEGTIAGSDIFRESEEIKKKIGYMSQKFSLYDDLTVEENIDFFAGIYRVPKSIRPERKAWILEMSDLTTHTSSITRSLAGGWKQRLALGCALIHQPPIVFLDEPTSGVDPISRRRFWNLISDIAREGTTVFVTTHYMEEAEYCDELALIYKGKMIAKGTPTSIREDSMPSDLIELSVSRPFEAIEVLGNSGSVASASIFGDGLHLILKNGDYDGETIRKILSEKSFEIYSINSVRPSLEDVFVHLIEKEDALLERGQK encoded by the coding sequence ATGAAGGAAGAATTTGCCGTAGAAGTAAAGGGGCTGACAAAGGTTTTCGGAAACTTTACAGCAGTAGACCATATCGACCTTAAGGTCATAAAGGGGAAAATTTTTGGTTTTCTTGGCCCAAATGGGGCGGGGAAATCAACGACGATAAAAATGCTGTGCGGTCTGCTCCTGCCTACATCAGGAGAAGGGACAATAGCAGGGTCTGATATTTTCAGAGAGTCAGAGGAAATAAAAAAGAAGATAGGATACATGTCGCAAAAATTTTCTTTATATGATGATCTGACTGTTGAAGAAAACATAGATTTTTTTGCAGGGATATACAGAGTCCCCAAATCCATCAGGCCTGAAAGAAAGGCCTGGATACTTGAAATGTCGGACCTCACCACACACACCTCCAGCATCACCCGTTCTTTGGCGGGAGGGTGGAAACAGAGGCTCGCACTTGGCTGCGCCCTTATCCACCAACCACCCATCGTCTTTCTTGATGAGCCTACTTCCGGAGTGGATCCGATCTCCAGAAGACGTTTTTGGAACCTGATATCAGATATCGCACGGGAAGGGACCACCGTCTTCGTTACAACGCACTACATGGAAGAGGCTGAATACTGTGATGAGCTTGCGCTGATCTACAAAGGAAAGATGATCGCAAAGGGGACTCCAACCTCCATAAGAGAGGATTCAATGCCTTCTGACCTGATAGAGCTATCTGTGAGCAGGCCTTTTGAAGCGATCGAAGTTTTGGGAAATTCAGGATCAGTCGCGAGTGCCTCTATCTTCGGAGACGGGCTTCATTTAATTCTTAAAAATGGAGACTACGATGGTGAGACAATAAGAAAGATCCTCTCTGAAAAGAGCTTTGAGATCTACTCGATAAATAGTGTAAGACCGTCTCTTGAGGATGTCTTCGTCCATCTGATCGAAAAAGAAGACGCATTGTTGGAGCGTGGTCAAAAATGA
- a CDS encoding AraC family transcriptional regulator, with amino-acid sequence MKNVGIYMFNKVELLDFAGPYEVFSSTSESNDHKAFKVFTISEDGGAIKSVNGLIVIPDYSFDNHPKIDILIIPGGEGTKNEIKKKKVMEWVNKTQGSAEIMATVCSGARIPAVLGLLDGLEATTHHSVIEDVKKLAPKVTIDHTKRFIDNGKIMTSGGISAGIDLSLHIVKKLCGEETANKTMEYMEYGEAAPKPPTA; translated from the coding sequence ATGAAAAACGTGGGCATTTACATGTTTAACAAGGTTGAGCTTCTGGACTTTGCGGGCCCCTATGAGGTCTTTTCTTCGACTTCAGAATCAAACGACCATAAGGCCTTCAAAGTATTCACCATTTCTGAAGATGGAGGAGCGATCAAGTCCGTGAACGGACTTATTGTTATCCCAGACTACAGCTTTGACAACCACCCAAAGATAGACATATTGATCATCCCCGGAGGCGAAGGGACAAAAAACGAGATAAAGAAGAAAAAGGTCATGGAATGGGTCAACAAAACGCAGGGATCAGCGGAAATAATGGCTACGGTCTGTTCAGGTGCGAGGATCCCCGCTGTCCTCGGACTTCTCGACGGTCTTGAGGCTACAACCCACCACTCGGTCATAGAGGACGTTAAGAAGCTTGCTCCCAAGGTTACCATCGACCACACAAAACGCTTTATCGACAACGGAAAGATCATGACCTCAGGAGGGATCTCCGCAGGGATAGACCTCTCTCTTCACATCGTGAAAAAACTCTGCGGAGAAGAGACGGCTAACAAGACAATGGAATATATGGAATACGGAGAGGCAGCGCCAAAGCCGCCTACGGCGTGA